From Armatimonadota bacterium, the proteins below share one genomic window:
- a CDS encoding sigma-70 family RNA polymerase sigma factor produces MIFQAPDEVLARRAAEGEQSCFEKLIARHRDRVYRICYRCAGNSEDAEDWAQECFIRGYTQLGYYDASRPFAPWFYRVVSNVCINLAHSRNRWRATVDLGLPDDGGEVAAEGTDPAAAILSIETRRAVLEAVESLDPKLRQVVILRVLDGMSFKELGETFGVPLATTSTWLRRALVQVRQQLARKGVGIG; encoded by the coding sequence ATGATCTTTCAAGCTCCAGATGAAGTGCTGGCCCGCCGCGCGGCGGAAGGTGAGCAGAGCTGTTTCGAGAAGCTCATTGCCCGCCACCGCGACCGGGTCTACCGCATCTGCTATCGATGCGCGGGGAACTCGGAGGATGCCGAGGACTGGGCCCAGGAGTGTTTCATACGCGGGTACACTCAGCTAGGCTATTATGACGCGTCCCGGCCGTTTGCGCCGTGGTTTTACAGGGTGGTCTCGAATGTCTGTATCAACCTGGCACATTCTAGGAACCGGTGGCGGGCAACTGTGGACCTGGGACTGCCGGACGACGGCGGCGAAGTGGCGGCTGAAGGAACCGATCCAGCGGCAGCCATCCTCTCGATCGAGACACGGCGCGCAGTGCTCGAAGCCGTCGAGTCACTGGACCCGAAACTGCGACAGGTTGTGATCTTGCGCGTGCTGGACGGTATGTCGTTCAAGGAGCTTGGTGAGACCTTCGGGGTACCGCTCGCCACAACTTCGACCTGGTTACGGCGGGCGCTGGTGCAGGTGAGACAACAACTTGCCCGGAAAGGCGTGGGGATAGGCTGA
- a CDS encoding DUF6789 family protein, whose translation MNNVSSGKAMVGGFVGTAVMTVMLYAANMMGLVQMDLAGMVGSMMNGGHHPPMMSGIWWLGMMVHFVNGSIVFPLVYTHFVHRILPGAPVVRGLLWGTALWLGMETMAFPMVGLGFFGTKTPSPMMMVAGPMMLHIVYGAILGAIAGAPAKDHGGEWSSGAPMLAH comes from the coding sequence ATGAACAACGTCAGTTCGGGAAAAGCGATGGTAGGGGGCTTCGTCGGGACAGCGGTGATGACGGTTATGCTCTACGCCGCGAATATGATGGGCCTGGTCCAGATGGACCTTGCCGGGATGGTCGGATCGATGATGAACGGCGGGCACCACCCGCCGATGATGAGCGGGATATGGTGGTTGGGTATGATGGTGCACTTCGTGAATGGCTCCATCGTCTTCCCGCTCGTCTACACGCACTTCGTTCACCGTATACTTCCCGGTGCTCCCGTTGTGCGCGGTCTGTTGTGGGGCACGGCGCTGTGGCTAGGCATGGAGACGATGGCCTTCCCCATGGTGGGGCTGGGCTTCTTCGGCACCAAGACCCCGAGTCCGATGATGATGGTTGCCGGGCCCATGATGTTACACATAGTCTACGGCGCCATCCTCGGCGCGATTGCCGGCGCGCCGGCAAAGGACCACGGCGGCGAGTGGTCGAGTGGCGCGCCGATGTTGGCACACTGA